A single region of the Pseudomonas sp. GGS8 genome encodes:
- a CDS encoding LemA family protein, giving the protein MNVRHPYRSSLQVAALMLLATLLAGCGINTIPTLDEQAKAAWGQVQNQYQRRADLIPNLVETVKGYAKHEEETLTAVVEARAKATSIQVDASTLDNPEKLKQFQQAQDQLTGALSRLMVVSERYPDLKANQNFLALQSQLEGTENRIAVARRDFILAVQKYNTELRTFPGRLWHAVMYSDLPIRETFEATSPGAEKAPEVKFK; this is encoded by the coding sequence ATGAATGTACGACACCCCTATCGGTCGAGCCTGCAGGTTGCAGCCTTGATGTTGCTGGCCACATTGTTGGCCGGTTGCGGCATCAACACTATCCCGACCCTGGACGAACAGGCCAAGGCTGCCTGGGGCCAGGTGCAAAACCAGTATCAGCGCCGCGCCGATTTGATCCCCAACCTGGTGGAAACCGTCAAGGGCTACGCCAAACACGAGGAAGAAACCCTGACTGCGGTGGTCGAAGCCCGGGCCAAGGCGACGTCGATTCAGGTGGATGCCAGCACGCTTGATAATCCGGAGAAGCTCAAACAGTTCCAGCAGGCACAGGATCAGTTGACCGGCGCGCTGAGTCGGTTGATGGTGGTGTCCGAGCGTTATCCGGACCTCAAGGCCAACCAGAACTTCCTGGCGCTGCAATCGCAGCTCGAAGGCACCGAGAACCGCATCGCCGTGGCACGTCGCGACTTCATCCTCGCGGTGCAGAAATACAATACCGAGCTTCGTACCTTCCCCGGTCGCTTGTGGCACGCCGTGATGTACAGCGATTTGCCGATCCGCGAAACGTTCGAGGCCACCAGCCCCGGTGCTGAGAAAGCGCCTGAAGTGAAGTTCAAGTAA
- a CDS encoding YgcG family protein, which produces MRVLKMGLMLLLWVFALTAQAELKFPELTGRVVDNAQMIEPAVREQLVQQLNAHEKTTGEQLVVVTLPDLQGADIADFGYQLGRYWGIGQKNKNNGALLIVARAERKLRIEVGYGLEDRLTDAQSSVIINQVITPAFKAGNFSKGISDGVSAMLVVLGGNPLNEPSTVYESRGNQESDFVARHPGIFVFLVLLFILTIFVGQMFGILPSGRGGGGFGGGGFGSGGGGGGFSGGGGSFGGGGSSGGW; this is translated from the coding sequence ATGCGCGTGTTGAAAATGGGCCTGATGCTGTTGCTCTGGGTGTTTGCCCTGACGGCCCAGGCCGAGTTGAAGTTCCCGGAATTGACCGGGCGGGTGGTGGATAACGCCCAAATGATCGAGCCCGCGGTGCGCGAGCAGCTTGTTCAGCAGCTTAATGCTCACGAAAAAACGACCGGCGAGCAGTTGGTGGTGGTCACGTTGCCAGACTTGCAGGGCGCCGACATCGCGGATTTCGGTTATCAGCTGGGACGCTACTGGGGCATTGGCCAGAAGAACAAGAACAACGGCGCGCTGCTGATTGTCGCGCGTGCCGAGCGAAAATTGCGGATCGAAGTCGGTTATGGCCTGGAAGATCGCCTGACCGATGCGCAGAGTTCGGTGATCATCAATCAGGTGATCACGCCTGCGTTCAAGGCCGGCAACTTCAGCAAGGGCATCAGCGATGGCGTCTCGGCGATGTTGGTGGTGCTGGGGGGCAATCCGCTGAACGAGCCGTCGACAGTGTATGAGTCGCGTGGCAATCAGGAGAGCGATTTCGTTGCGCGGCATCCGGGGATATTCGTGTTCCTGGTGCTGCTGTTTATCCTGACGATCTTCGTCGGCCAGATGTTCGGTATTCTGCCAAGTGGACGTGGGGGCGGCGGTTTCGGTGGCGGAGGTTTTGGCAGCGGTGGCGGTGGCGGGGGCTTCAGTGGCGGTGGGGGCAGTTTCGGCGGCGGCGGTTCGTCGGGCGGCTGGTGA
- a CDS encoding TPM domain-containing protein produces MALLTEHEQRKVAEAIARVERDTDAELVTVLAARADDYAYIPLLWASLLALVVPGIVHYLTGWLTMHSLLLVQWVSFIVLCLVFRIPKVTTRLIPRSVRHWRASNLARRQFLEQNLHHTVGGTGMLIFVSEAERYVEILVDEGISKRLDNKNWDAIVATFTQQVKQGQTLQGFVTCIEACGELLKVHVPVTQVRNELPNRLVVLS; encoded by the coding sequence ATGGCATTACTGACTGAACACGAACAACGCAAAGTCGCCGAGGCGATTGCCCGGGTCGAGCGCGACACCGACGCCGAGCTGGTGACAGTGCTCGCGGCCCGCGCCGACGACTATGCGTATATTCCGCTGCTCTGGGCCAGTCTGCTGGCGCTGGTGGTGCCGGGTATCGTGCATTACCTGACCGGCTGGCTGACCATGCACAGTTTGTTGCTGGTGCAATGGGTGAGCTTCATCGTGTTGTGCCTGGTGTTCCGGATTCCGAAAGTCACCACGCGCCTGATCCCGCGCTCGGTCCGTCACTGGCGTGCGTCGAACCTGGCGCGTCGGCAGTTCCTGGAGCAGAACCTGCACCACACCGTGGGCGGCACCGGCATGCTGATTTTTGTCTCCGAGGCCGAGCGTTACGTGGAAATTCTGGTGGATGAAGGGATTTCCAAACGGCTGGACAACAAGAATTGGGACGCGATTGTGGCGACGTTTACCCAGCAGGTGAAGCAGGGGCAGACGTTGCAGGGGTTTGTGACGTGCATCGAGGCGTGCGGCGAGTTGCTCAAGGTGCATGTGCCGGTGACCCAAGTGCGCAATGAATTGCCGAATCGGTTGGTGGTGTTGAGCTAA
- a CDS encoding SAM-dependent methyltransferase has translation MSVTVTPASLAPDHHAQFIDLLQNSLDANAFIKLVLAKYVGGEADLQRLIIKQLTVKDQPCLSFVYRYKTRDITKNLPIAEGVASIAALLPASFKNAHLLSLTDEAQLEYSKKGKSSLFKSKPQQLREVPSAEHNREKNRFLDLSRPFLNDLGVTNAQHELIPAMSRKWKQINKFIEVFSHALTSSPLALDKPVRVADFGSGKGYLTFAIHDYLRNTLKAEGEVTGVELREDMVKLCNSAAAKLEHPGLVFKCGDVRSVAPSELDVMIALHACDIATDYAIHTGIRSGASIIMCSPCCHKQIRLQIQSPALLKPMLQYGLHLGQQAEMVTDSLRALFLEACGYETKVFEFISLDHTNKNKMILAVKRAEPVDPAQLLVKIQELKDFYHISEHCLETLLRADGYL, from the coding sequence ATGTCTGTCACCGTCACTCCCGCCAGCCTCGCGCCGGATCACCACGCCCAGTTCATCGACCTGCTGCAAAACAGCCTGGACGCCAATGCCTTCATCAAACTGGTGCTGGCCAAGTACGTTGGCGGCGAAGCGGACTTGCAGCGGCTGATCATCAAGCAGCTGACGGTCAAGGATCAGCCGTGCCTGTCCTTCGTCTATCGCTACAAGACCCGCGACATCACCAAGAACCTGCCGATTGCCGAAGGTGTGGCGAGCATTGCCGCGCTGTTACCGGCGTCGTTCAAAAATGCGCATTTACTGTCATTGACCGACGAAGCCCAGCTCGAATACAGCAAAAAGGGCAAATCTTCGCTGTTCAAGAGCAAGCCTCAGCAATTGCGTGAAGTGCCGTCTGCCGAGCATAACCGCGAGAAGAACCGCTTCCTCGACCTGAGCCGGCCGTTCCTCAACGACCTCGGCGTGACCAACGCGCAACATGAATTGATCCCGGCGATGTCGCGCAAGTGGAAGCAAATCAACAAGTTCATCGAAGTCTTCAGCCATGCGCTGACCTCATCGCCGCTGGCGCTGGACAAACCGGTGCGGGTGGCGGATTTCGGCTCGGGCAAGGGTTACCTGACGTTCGCGATCCATGACTACCTGCGCAACACCCTGAAAGCCGAGGGTGAAGTGACCGGCGTCGAGCTGCGCGAAGACATGGTCAAGCTGTGCAACAGCGCGGCGGCGAAACTGGAGCATCCGGGGCTGGTGTTCAAATGCGGTGATGTGCGCAGCGTGGCGCCGAGCGAGCTGGATGTGATGATCGCCCTGCATGCCTGCGACATCGCCACCGACTATGCGATTCACACCGGCATTCGTTCCGGCGCTTCGATCATCATGTGCTCGCCGTGCTGCCACAAGCAGATCCGCCTGCAGATCCAGAGCCCGGCGCTGCTTAAGCCAATGCTGCAATACGGCCTGCACCTGGGGCAGCAGGCGGAAATGGTCACCGACAGTTTGCGTGCACTGTTCCTGGAAGCCTGCGGTTACGAGACCAAGGTGTTCGAGTTCATCTCACTGGACCACACCAACAAGAACAAGATGATTCTGGCGGTCAAACGCGCCGAGCCGGTGGACCCGGCTCAGTTGTTGGTGAAGATCCAGGAACTGAAGGATTTCTACCACATCAGCGAGCATTGCCTGGAAACCCTGCTGCGGGCTGACGGCTACCTCTGA
- a CDS encoding DMT family transporter encodes MSSRENTGMALGLLGVVIFSLTLPFTRIVVQELHPLLNGLGRALFAAIPAALLLLWRREKWPTWKQIKGLTLVIAGVILGFPVLSAWAMQTLPASHGALVNGLQPLCVALYAAWLSHERPSKAFWACAALGSALVLGYALISGAGSIQPGDLLMLGAIAVGGLGYAEGGRLAKEMGGWQVICWALVLSTPLLIGPVLYLALQHQGEISARTWWAFGYVSLFSQFIGFFAWYAGLAMGGIARVSQIQLLQIFFTIAFSALFFGEHVEPITWLFAAGVIVTVMLGRKTAVKPHVGASLLAKGP; translated from the coding sequence ATGTCCTCGCGCGAAAACACCGGCATGGCCCTCGGCCTGCTCGGCGTCGTTATCTTCAGCCTGACCCTGCCCTTCACACGGATCGTCGTGCAGGAACTCCACCCGCTGCTCAACGGCCTCGGCCGGGCGCTGTTCGCGGCGATTCCAGCTGCGCTGCTATTACTGTGGCGCCGGGAAAAATGGCCGACCTGGAAACAGATCAAAGGCCTGACACTGGTGATAGCGGGCGTCATCCTCGGCTTCCCGGTGCTGTCGGCCTGGGCCATGCAGACGCTGCCCGCCTCCCACGGCGCACTGGTCAACGGCTTGCAACCACTGTGCGTGGCGCTGTATGCCGCGTGGCTGTCCCATGAGCGTCCATCGAAAGCCTTCTGGGCCTGCGCCGCGCTGGGCAGTGCGCTGGTACTCGGTTATGCGCTGATCAGCGGCGCCGGCAGCATTCAGCCCGGTGACTTGCTGATGCTCGGGGCGATTGCCGTGGGCGGACTGGGTTATGCCGAAGGCGGCCGGCTGGCCAAGGAGATGGGCGGCTGGCAGGTGATCTGCTGGGCGTTGGTGCTGTCGACGCCGCTGCTGATCGGGCCGGTGTTGTACCTGGCGCTGCAACATCAGGGCGAGATTTCGGCCAGGACCTGGTGGGCCTTCGGTTATGTCTCGCTGTTTTCGCAGTTCATCGGGTTCTTTGCCTGGTACGCCGGGCTGGCCATGGGCGGCATTGCCCGGGTCAGTCAGATCCAGCTGCTGCAGATCTTCTTCACCATCGCGTTTTCGGCGTTGTTCTTCGGTGAGCACGTCGAGCCAATTACCTGGCTGTTTGCTGCCGGGGTGATCGTGACGGTGATGTTGGGGCGCAAGACCGCAGTCAAACCCCATGTGGGAGCGAGCCTGCTCGCGAAGGGGCCATAA
- a CDS encoding DJ-1/PfpI family protein produces the protein MAAKKILMLVGDYVEDYEVMVPFQALLMVGHTVHAVCPDKTAGQTVRTAIHDFEGDQTYSEKPGHLFALNFDFAKVEAADYDALLIPGGRAPEYLRLNEKVLALVQAFDKAGKPIAAVCHGAQLLAAAGILEGRECSAYPACAPEVRLAGGTYIDIPVTEGHVQGNLATAPAWPAHPSWLAGFLGLLGTKITL, from the coding sequence ATGGCTGCTAAAAAAATTCTGATGCTGGTCGGCGATTACGTCGAAGACTACGAAGTGATGGTGCCCTTCCAGGCGCTGCTGATGGTCGGCCACACGGTGCATGCCGTTTGCCCGGACAAAACCGCCGGCCAGACCGTGCGCACGGCAATTCATGACTTCGAAGGCGACCAGACCTACAGCGAAAAACCCGGTCATCTGTTTGCCCTGAACTTCGATTTTGCCAAGGTCGAAGCGGCGGACTACGACGCGCTGCTGATCCCGGGTGGTCGTGCGCCGGAGTACCTGCGCCTGAACGAAAAAGTCCTGGCGCTGGTGCAAGCGTTCGACAAGGCTGGCAAACCGATCGCCGCTGTGTGTCACGGCGCGCAATTGCTGGCCGCCGCCGGGATTCTTGAAGGTCGCGAGTGCAGCGCCTACCCGGCCTGTGCCCCGGAAGTGCGCCTGGCGGGTGGTACGTACATCGATATCCCGGTGACGGAAGGCCACGTTCAAGGCAATCTGGCCACTGCCCCGGCCTGGCCGGCGCACCCAAGCTGGCTGGCCGGTTTTCTCGGGTTGCTGGGTACCAAAATCACGCTGTAA
- a CDS encoding ribbon-helix-helix domain-containing protein, which translates to MCELYVKADPILYESRSRSLRICGVVTTLRLENQFWDILSEIAEVDGMTTNQLIAKLYEEVMDYRGEVVNFASFLRVSCMRYLSQRRVQAPELSVVRAVVK; encoded by the coding sequence ATGTGCGAGCTCTACGTCAAGGCCGACCCGATTCTCTACGAATCGCGCTCCCGCTCGCTGCGCATCTGCGGGGTGGTCACCACCCTGCGGCTGGAGAATCAGTTCTGGGACATCCTCAGTGAAATCGCCGAGGTCGACGGTATGACCACCAATCAGTTGATCGCCAAATTGTATGAAGAGGTGATGGACTACCGCGGCGAAGTGGTGAATTTCGCCTCGTTCTTGCGGGTCAGTTGCATGCGCTATTTGAGCCAGCGCCGGGTGCAGGCACCTGAGTTGTCGGTGGTGCGGGCGGTGGTGAAGTAG